One genomic segment of Arachis duranensis cultivar V14167 chromosome 4, aradu.V14167.gnm2.J7QH, whole genome shotgun sequence includes these proteins:
- the LOC107486704 gene encoding probable calcium-binding protein CML45, which yields MVFGQILYLFEDKTDGGSNSPLFFGFEILSGFWWFLLSQLQFSSSSSSSEPDEIRTHHIAESSDIRDNSNDEKNLVINKDEAKMVMTKLGLFSTPEESDDDEEELEQQFGSKEFSNMFEEQEPSLDEVKQAFDVFDENKDGFIDAMELQRVLCILGLKEARNVENCEKMIRKFDENKDGRIDFNEFVKIMEHRFCC from the coding sequence atggtttttgggcagaTTCTCTACCTTTTTGAGGACAAGACAGATGGCGGCTCAAATTCTCCATTGTTCTTTGGCTTTGAGATTCTATCAGGTTTCTGGTGGTTCCTTCTCTCCCAGCTTCAATTTAGCAgctcatcttcatcatcagaACCTGATGAGATTAGAACACACCATATAGCTGAGTCATCAGATATCAGAGATAATAGTAATGATGAGAAGAATCTTGTTATTAACAAGGATGAGGCCAAAATGGTGATGACAAAACTTGGACTTTTTTCCACTCCAGAAGAgagtgatgatgatgaggaagaaCTTGAACAACAGTTTGGTTCTAAGGAATTTTCTAACATGTTTGAGGAACAAGAGCCAAGCCTTGATGAAGTGAAGCAAGCTTTTGATGTGTTTGATGAGAACAAAGATGGATTCATTGATGCCATGGAGTTGCAGAGAGTTTTATGCATCTTGGGATTGAAGGAAGCAAGAAACGTTGAGAACTGTGAGAAGATGATTAGGAAATTTGATGAGAACAAAGATGGTAGAATAGATTTCAATGAATTTGTAAAAATCATGGAACACAGATTTTGTTGCTAA